A window of Natronolimnobius sp. AArcel1 contains these coding sequences:
- a CDS encoding MBL fold metallo-hydrolase: MEVEFLGGAGEVGRSALVIDDTLLLDYGMDSGNPPAFPLGDVDPEAVVVSHGHLDHVGSIPTLLSGDARPAIHWTPPTYELTMTLARDTLKLHGGTYDCPFTEAELARVTQVSETHGYRETFEAAGYEVTFFESGHIPGSAHVLVSDGETRLLYSGDFHTEDQQLLSGTTARPDADTVICESTYADTTRGPRQQTEAKFADSLEQTIWSGGTVVVPAFAIGRTQEMLCLCEQYDLECYVDGMGKRVTEIFLREGNREFLRDPELLRRAKGNARFVDGRDGQRKRIAEQNTVIITTSGMLHGGPAMTYIPEIRSHPTNKIAMTGYQVEGTPGRSLLETGSAEIDGRMLRVSAQVEQYDFSAHADREGLLAFLESYRDSEVLVNHGDRCEAFAEELCADGFEARAPELGERLKV, encoded by the coding sequence ATGGAGGTCGAGTTTCTCGGTGGTGCGGGTGAGGTCGGGCGAAGCGCACTCGTAATCGATGATACCCTCCTGCTCGATTACGGGATGGATTCGGGGAATCCGCCTGCGTTCCCGCTGGGAGATGTCGACCCGGAAGCTGTCGTCGTCAGTCACGGCCACCTCGATCACGTCGGCTCGATTCCAACGTTGTTGTCGGGTGATGCCCGGCCGGCGATCCACTGGACGCCACCGACGTATGAACTGACGATGACACTCGCACGCGACACGCTGAAGCTTCACGGCGGGACGTACGATTGCCCGTTCACTGAGGCGGAACTGGCCCGCGTAACGCAAGTCTCTGAAACGCACGGCTACCGCGAGACGTTCGAGGCTGCGGGGTACGAGGTGACGTTCTTTGAATCCGGCCACATCCCGGGCAGCGCACACGTCCTCGTAAGCGACGGCGAGACACGACTGCTCTACTCCGGCGATTTCCACACTGAAGACCAACAACTGCTCTCGGGGACGACCGCTAGACCCGACGCCGATACCGTCATCTGCGAGAGCACGTACGCGGACACGACGCGAGGACCCCGCCAGCAGACCGAAGCCAAATTCGCCGACAGCCTCGAGCAGACGATCTGGAGTGGCGGCACTGTCGTCGTCCCCGCGTTCGCAATCGGGCGCACCCAGGAGATGCTCTGTCTGTGCGAGCAGTACGACCTCGAGTGCTACGTCGACGGGATGGGCAAACGCGTGACAGAGATTTTCCTGCGCGAGGGCAACCGTGAGTTCCTGCGCGATCCAGAGCTGTTGCGTCGCGCGAAAGGCAACGCCCGCTTTGTCGATGGCCGCGACGGACAACGCAAGCGCATTGCCGAACAGAACACCGTCATCATCACCACCAGCGGGATGCTCCACGGCGGCCCCGCGATGACGTACATTCCGGAAATTCGCTCGCATCCGACGAACAAGATCGCCATGACGGGCTACCAGGTCGAGGGTACCCCCGGCCGAAGCCTCCTCGAGACTGGGAGCGCCGAAATCGACGGCCGGATGCTGCGCGTCAGCGCCCAGGTCGAACAGTACGATTTCTCCGCCCACGCCGACCGCGAGGGCCTGCTCGCATTCCTCGAGTCCTACCGGGACAGTGAGGTGCTGGTCAATCACGGCGACCGCTGCGAGGCGTTCGCCGAGGAACTGTGCGCAGATGGTTTCGAGGCGCGAGCGCCAGAGCTTGGGGAGCGTCTCAAGGTGTAA
- a CDS encoding flavodoxin domain-containing protein: MSRVLVAAGSSEGQTTTIAERIGDVLAEESHEPTLVHLKHPPADLDLEDYDSVIIGASIHAGTHQRYVTAFVREHREVLNQLPTAFYSVSLTAASADPESQATARELLEEFLEETDWEPDVTLAVAGALRYTQYGLLKRVVMRRIAGKESGDTDTSRDYEYTNWDDVVMFARQVSALLR, translated from the coding sequence ATGAGTCGCGTTCTGGTTGCCGCCGGCTCGAGCGAAGGCCAAACAACAACGATTGCCGAGCGGATCGGTGACGTACTCGCCGAGGAGAGCCACGAACCGACGCTCGTCCACCTGAAACACCCGCCCGCTGATCTCGATCTCGAGGACTATGACAGCGTGATCATCGGCGCGTCGATCCACGCTGGCACCCACCAGCGGTACGTGACGGCATTCGTCCGCGAACACCGAGAGGTGCTGAACCAACTGCCGACGGCATTTTACTCGGTGAGCCTCACTGCAGCGTCAGCCGATCCGGAGAGCCAAGCAACAGCCAGGGAACTGCTCGAGGAGTTTCTCGAGGAGACGGACTGGGAACCGGACGTGACATTGGCGGTAGCGGGCGCGCTCAGGTACACTCAGTACGGCCTGCTCAAGCGCGTCGTGATGCGACGGATCGCGGGCAAGGAGAGCGGTGATACCGACACCTCGCGGGACTACGAGTACACCAACTGGGACGACGTGGTGATGTTCGCACGGCAGGTCTCAGCGTTGTTGCGGTGA
- a CDS encoding restriction endonuclease, whose amino-acid sequence MALLDELSGYEFEDLMEDVFRHLGYENVRQSTRAADEGRDILMEEVVDGTRRAVVVECKHTETVSRPVVQKLHSAVATYDYDGPKRGMVVTTGRFTAPAQEYAADLGGTTDGGIELLDGTDLREIGDEIGMDLYNGRIEILCDESLRPTHPTADRNAPVFEAVQPVENLEPATIPTPDTALVLEPTVTVSAETNATFETSVGVIHRVDETDDLVLLADGDSPRVPGATVQSLVTGAGSRNARIALEEHDLETRFDLCERKRFGQTETEYKEWAVDRLRQAHTTTVHYTGGNNVDYEKTCTPKVSDVTVRDIDPVYVPHIRSQLTLGEYDYEFAYYAAGPSRATTANEFHECVHCGTSADQVTYCDNCGSINCDDHIRVERLESEPVCTGCAVTERFALKTKYFYDETNLETFREEYEEMAIHEKAAENVPLAVGTALAVALLALFVVSSVGLL is encoded by the coding sequence ATGGCGCTGCTCGATGAGCTTTCGGGGTACGAGTTCGAGGATTTGATGGAGGACGTGTTTCGGCATCTGGGGTACGAAAACGTCCGCCAGTCGACTCGAGCCGCAGACGAGGGACGGGACATTCTGATGGAAGAAGTCGTCGACGGGACGCGGCGAGCCGTCGTCGTCGAGTGCAAACACACCGAGACGGTCAGCAGACCGGTCGTCCAGAAACTTCACTCGGCGGTCGCGACCTACGACTACGATGGCCCGAAACGGGGCATGGTCGTCACGACCGGGCGCTTTACCGCTCCAGCACAGGAGTACGCGGCCGACCTCGGCGGCACGACAGACGGCGGCATCGAACTGCTTGACGGCACCGATCTCCGCGAAATCGGCGACGAGATCGGAATGGATCTCTACAACGGCCGTATCGAAATCCTCTGTGACGAATCCCTCCGGCCAACTCACCCCACTGCCGACCGAAACGCACCTGTTTTCGAGGCCGTCCAGCCCGTCGAGAACCTCGAGCCGGCGACGATTCCGACGCCCGATACGGCGCTCGTCCTCGAGCCGACCGTCACGGTCTCGGCGGAGACAAACGCGACGTTCGAAACCTCCGTCGGCGTGATTCACCGTGTCGACGAAACGGACGACCTCGTGTTGCTGGCCGATGGCGACTCGCCTCGAGTGCCCGGCGCGACCGTCCAGTCACTTGTGACGGGTGCCGGGAGTCGGAACGCGCGGATTGCACTCGAGGAGCACGATCTCGAGACTCGGTTCGATCTGTGCGAGCGCAAGCGATTCGGCCAGACCGAGACCGAGTATAAGGAGTGGGCCGTTGACCGACTTCGGCAGGCACACACGACGACGGTTCACTACACGGGCGGGAACAACGTCGACTATGAGAAGACCTGCACGCCGAAGGTGTCGGACGTTACCGTGCGGGATATCGACCCCGTCTACGTCCCGCACATCCGCTCGCAACTCACGCTTGGCGAGTACGACTACGAGTTCGCCTACTACGCCGCTGGCCCCTCGAGAGCAACCACGGCGAACGAGTTCCACGAGTGCGTTCACTGCGGAACGAGCGCGGATCAGGTCACCTACTGCGACAACTGCGGCAGCATCAACTGCGACGACCACATTCGAGTGGAGCGCCTCGAGTCCGAGCCAGTCTGTACGGGCTGTGCGGTCACTGAACGGTTCGCGCTGAAAACGAAGTACTTCTACGACGAGACGAATCTCGAGACCTTCCGCGAGGAGTACGAGGAGATGGCGATCCACGAGAAAGCCGCCGAGAACGTGCCGCTGGCAGTTGGAACCGCGCTCGCGGTGGCCCTTCTCGCATTGTTCGTGGTGAGTTCGGTTGGGCTCCTGTGA
- the solA gene encoding N-methyl-L-tryptophan oxidase: MSDQYDVIVIGVGGMGSATVAHLADRGVDVLGLERRDIPHSYGSSHGHSRIFRLAYGEGSGYVPLLQRAEELWETLEDEHDRQLLYRTGSIDAGPADSDFLGESQRSCDKHDLEYERFSSDELTERYPGYQLPEDYEAIYQPDGGFLAPEECTVAHVNRAHEAGATIRARERVVDWRALESKSDSEDDGSDQHGGVRVETDHDAYEADNLVITAGAWAARFVDALEDVLVPERQVTARLQPTEPAQFDREQFPVWNLEVPDGRYYGFPVHGVPGFKFGRYHHREETVAPDAFEREPTQADERLLREFADTYFPAGAGPTMGMDTCLFTNTPDEHFVLDTLSAHPQVTVGAGFSGHGFKFASVIGEILADLALEGETDHDISMFGLDRFAE, encoded by the coding sequence ATGAGCGACCAGTACGACGTCATCGTGATCGGGGTCGGCGGCATGGGCAGTGCAACCGTCGCCCACCTCGCAGACCGTGGCGTCGACGTGCTCGGCCTCGAGCGCCGCGATATTCCTCATAGCTATGGATCGTCTCACGGCCACTCACGCATCTTTCGGCTCGCCTACGGCGAGGGCTCTGGGTACGTCCCGCTCCTCCAGCGCGCCGAGGAGTTGTGGGAAACTCTCGAGGACGAACACGACCGGCAACTGCTGTATCGAACCGGCTCGATCGACGCCGGACCAGCCGATTCGGACTTCCTTGGGGAGTCACAGCGGTCGTGCGATAAACACGACCTCGAGTACGAACGGTTCTCGAGCGACGAACTCACGGAGCGCTATCCCGGCTATCAGCTCCCCGAGGACTACGAGGCGATCTACCAGCCCGACGGCGGCTTTCTGGCCCCCGAGGAGTGTACCGTTGCCCACGTCAATCGCGCCCACGAGGCGGGAGCGACGATCCGTGCCCGCGAGCGCGTCGTCGACTGGCGGGCGCTCGAGAGCAAGAGTGACAGCGAGGATGATGGAAGCGACCAACACGGCGGCGTCCGTGTCGAGACCGACCACGACGCCTACGAAGCCGACAACCTCGTGATCACGGCAGGCGCGTGGGCCGCCCGCTTCGTGGACGCACTCGAGGACGTCCTCGTTCCCGAGCGACAGGTAACAGCGCGTCTCCAGCCGACCGAGCCTGCGCAGTTCGACCGCGAGCAGTTTCCCGTCTGGAATCTCGAGGTACCCGACGGGCGCTACTACGGCTTTCCCGTCCACGGCGTGCCTGGATTTAAATTCGGCCGCTACCATCACCGCGAGGAGACGGTTGCGCCCGACGCATTCGAGCGCGAACCGACACAGGCCGACGAGCGACTGCTTCGAGAGTTTGCGGACACGTACTTCCCGGCCGGCGCAGGGCCGACAATGGGGATGGATACCTGTCTCTTTACGAACACGCCCGACGAGCACTTTGTTCTCGATACCCTCTCAGCACATCCGCAAGTCACCGTCGGCGCGGGCTTTTCTGGCCACGGCTTCAAATTCGCCAGCGTCATCGGTGAGATTCTGGCCGATCTGGCGCTCGAGGGTGAGACCGACCACGATATCTCCATGTTCGGATTGGATCGGTTCGCAGAGTAG
- a CDS encoding TIGR03560 family F420-dependent LLM class oxidoreductase, producing MEFGYHHSSFATHDDRSPAAALIDRAQRLEDDGFTWLSLMDHLWQLPFHGHRDEPFVECYSGLSAVAAATDEITLSALVTCVHYRNPVYLAKVVSSLDALSEGRAVLGIGAGWYEDEYDAMDMEFPPADERIRQLRDAIKLCETVWTEESPVSYEGEYYDVDDLYLNPKPDDVPILVGGGGEQLTLRLTAEYADWWNLPGVTPEQYEHKLSVLREHCENAGRDYDEIDTTVTIPTIIRDDTDDAHAVYEDLLEETDEDTTPRDEFRGLIGTAEEVAAGIEEYQALNVDRFQIGVPKNDPETIDRFVDDVMGEF from the coding sequence ATGGAGTTTGGCTACCACCACAGTTCGTTCGCGACCCACGACGACCGCTCCCCCGCTGCGGCGCTCATCGACAGAGCACAACGACTCGAGGACGACGGCTTCACCTGGCTCTCGCTGATGGATCATCTCTGGCAACTCCCGTTTCATGGGCATCGGGACGAGCCGTTTGTGGAGTGCTATTCGGGACTGTCAGCGGTTGCAGCCGCGACGGACGAGATCACGCTGAGCGCGCTCGTGACCTGCGTTCATTATCGGAATCCAGTCTATCTCGCGAAGGTCGTCAGTTCGCTCGATGCGCTCTCGGAGGGGCGTGCAGTGCTCGGTATCGGTGCGGGCTGGTACGAGGACGAGTACGATGCGATGGACATGGAGTTTCCGCCGGCAGACGAGCGGATTCGACAACTTCGGGATGCTATCAAGCTCTGTGAGACCGTCTGGACTGAGGAGTCACCAGTTAGCTATGAGGGAGAGTATTACGACGTCGATGACCTCTATTTGAACCCCAAACCCGACGACGTACCCATTCTGGTCGGCGGTGGCGGCGAACAGCTTACTCTCCGGCTCACTGCCGAGTACGCTGACTGGTGGAACCTCCCGGGCGTCACGCCTGAGCAGTACGAACACAAGCTTTCTGTCCTCCGTGAGCACTGCGAAAACGCCGGTCGCGACTACGACGAGATCGACACAACAGTCACGATTCCGACAATTATCCGCGACGACACCGACGACGCACACGCGGTCTACGAGGACCTGCTCGAGGAAACTGACGAAGACACGACGCCTCGAGACGAGTTCCGGGGACTCATCGGCACCGCGGAGGAGGTCGCCGCTGGTATCGAGGAGTATCAGGCTCTCAACGTTGATCGCTTCCAGATCGGCGTCCCGAAGAACGATCCCGAGACAATCGACCGGTTCGTCGACGACGTGATGGGCGAGTTCTAA
- a CDS encoding TIGR03571 family LLM class oxidoreductase, protein MSHENAGYQRLFETEEMTFGASFPLTGTNRSTPDRHDELHLAKHAEAVGFDGLWARDVPTYWPKFGDAGQTFDTWPWLSHVAAHTDEIALGTASIVLTLRHPIHVAKSAATVDQLSDGRLVLGVASGDRDPEFPAFGLEKAERGEAFRERFEAIRTMWREDAPSLEGEWGSLTGELSVVPEPTTETIPMLPTGNARQSREWIAEHGDGWLFYHLPERTLADYLFDWREKAGDKPYAMAVRVELAEDPTAQPEQLHLGYRAGVEWFQDYFRQLADYGVDHVIVGIGNDDSEAALSRFADEIIDAV, encoded by the coding sequence ATGTCCCACGAAAACGCCGGCTATCAGCGACTCTTCGAGACCGAGGAGATGACCTTCGGTGCGAGTTTTCCGTTGACGGGGACGAACCGCTCCACGCCCGATAGACACGACGAACTCCACCTCGCGAAACACGCCGAGGCGGTCGGGTTCGACGGGCTCTGGGCTCGAGACGTACCGACCTACTGGCCGAAATTCGGCGATGCGGGCCAGACGTTCGATACGTGGCCGTGGCTCTCTCACGTCGCCGCACACACGGACGAGATCGCACTTGGGACGGCAAGCATCGTCCTCACGCTCCGGCATCCGATTCACGTCGCGAAGTCGGCAGCGACTGTCGATCAACTCTCCGACGGGCGACTCGTCCTCGGCGTGGCCTCGGGCGACCGCGACCCCGAGTTTCCCGCATTCGGCCTCGAGAAAGCCGAGCGCGGTGAGGCCTTCCGAGAACGCTTCGAGGCGATTCGAACCATGTGGCGCGAGGATGCACCCTCGCTCGAGGGCGAGTGGGGGTCCCTAACCGGCGAACTCTCAGTCGTGCCAGAGCCGACGACGGAGACGATTCCGATGCTGCCGACGGGGAACGCCCGCCAATCTCGTGAGTGGATCGCCGAACACGGCGACGGCTGGCTCTTTTACCATCTTCCAGAGCGCACGCTCGCGGACTATCTGTTCGACTGGCGCGAGAAGGCGGGCGACAAGCCCTATGCGATGGCGGTTCGCGTGGAGTTGGCCGAGGACCCTACTGCTCAGCCGGAGCAACTGCACCTCGGGTACCGAGCCGGTGTCGAGTGGTTCCAAGACTATTTCCGCCAACTCGCAGACTACGGCGTCGACCACGTCATCGTCGGGATTGGCAACGACGACAGTGAAGCGGCGCTCTCGCGGTTTGCGGATGAAATCATCGATGCCGTGTGA